The Dehalobacter sp. DCM sequence TCTTTAGACGAATCGGATGACAGTAACTTTGTGAAAAAGCACAGCAGACAAATCGCGGAAGCTTTGGTAATGACTGGAGAGGGAAGTGATCTGATGCGGCGGTCAACGCTGCGGATTTTCGGGGACCGTCCCGGCACGTACGGGGCCGGTGTAGATTTGGCTTTGAAAGCAAGCGCCTGGAAAGAGGATACCGATCTGGCCAAGGTATTTGTCTATTTTTCATCCTATGCCTACGGTCAGGAACTGCACGGCAGACAAGCCCGGGAAGAATTTTTGGAAAATGTGAAAAAGGTTCAGGTCGCATATGACACATCTACTTCCAAAAGATATGATATCCTGGCTTCCGGCTTCGGCGCTTCGGTGCAGGGAGGCTTTAATCTTATCAGCAGGATTTTTCGGGGTCAGGACATTAAGCAGTACCACGGCAGCAGGGAAAACCCCGAACAGGTCAGGGTTGGCCTTTCCCGGGACGCGCTGAGAGAAACGCTGAATGAAACGCTGTTAAATCCGCTCTGGAAGGAAGACATGCAGCAGAAAGGCTACCGCGGCGCTGCGGAGCTCATGCAAAGACTGCAAAATATCTTTGACTGGCAGTGTCTGTCCGCTGGTTTTACCGATAATGACCTTGACAGTCTGGTGCAGGCGTATGTCAACGACCCGGAGACCAGAGCCTGGTTTCAGGAGAATAACCTGTTTGCGCTTGAGGAAATCGCCAGAAGGTTCCTGGAACTCCACCAACGGGACAAGTGGCAGGCTGATCCGGAGGTACTGTCGGCATTGAAAGAGAACTATCTGGATTTGGAAGGCGAGATGGAAGACCGGCTCGGGGATATCAAGGGCGAGATCCAGGCCGGGAACATTGAAGTCCAAAATGATGCCGACATCCGGGAATGGCAGGACAAGCTGAAAGAAGTCAATGAGTTATTTAATAAAGTCAAGGTGCGAAATCCGTCAAAAAGTGGATTAAAGAAAAAGTAAGATAAAAGAAGCAGCATCCAACCCGTGATGCTGCTTCAGGAAATCTGGTATTTTTAACCGTGGTGTTCATGGTGCTCGTGCGTATGCTGTTCTTCCTTGCCGGAATCATGTTCATGCTGGTGTGAGTGTTTGTAAGCAGGGTGTACATGTTCGTGTTCATGGATTTGACCATCATGAATGTGTTGGTGAATATGCTTTTGTTCGGGATGTTCATGCTCATGCTCATGATTATGGACATGTTCATGACATCGATTATCATTGCCCATAAAACTTGCCCCTTTCAATTAACCAACTAATATTTTGGAGTACTTACTTTGTACTAAATTATATCATAGAACTCAACACAAATGAAACGGGACATCCCCCCTCACGGGATTGTAAAAGAATAATAGATACGTATAATAATATGATAGGGTAAATACACTAAACGAAGTCATGAAGACCTTGATCATGGTGTATATTTGTCGTCAACAGCTAAGCAGTTTAACCACGAAGGTTGGATTATCCGCAGAAGCGGGGATTAAACTTTGTGGTTTTTTTATTTGCCAAATATAAGGAAGTGACAATGTTGAAAAAAATTGGTATCGTATGCTGTTCCAAAGTAACGCAAAAAATGGGGTGTTCAAGCGCGCAATGTCTCGGCGCTTTAAAAAACAGAATCGGATCCTTCAGCAAATATCAACGTGACGAAGAGGTCCGATTAGTCGGCTTGATAAATTGTCCCGGCTGCCCGTCGGAGGACGGGACGGACAGTCTGGCGTTACACCTTAACAGTTTAATGGCTTATAAAGCGGAGGAGATCCATTTCAGCAGCTGCGTGAACAAGTTCTGTGCTTTTCGTTATGATTTTCAGGCCCTGCTTGAACGGGATTTTCCTCAGCTTGACGTGCTGTTGGACATCGAAAGGCCGCATTGGCCGGAGATTCAGATCGCGAATAACGGCACGCTAAACTGATAATTGCCAGAATCGGCTCACGTTACAGGATACAAGGCTAAGTGAGGAATACGATTTAAGAGGAAGTTAAACATATGGAAAAAATAGGATTATTCTGCTGTTCAAAATCAACCCGGGAAAACCGGTGCGCGTCAGCACAGTGCCTTAATAACATCAATAACCGGACAGGTGATTTTCAGGAATACTCCGATGAGAAAGAGATTGACCTGGTCGGTATCATTAACTGTCCCGGGTGTCCTTCGGAAATCCCGCCGGACAGGCTTTCCAGTCAAATAAAAAGCTTAGCGGAGCTTCAAGTCAATAAGATCTATTTCAGCAATTGCATGAATTCGTGTTGTGTTTTCCGATACGACTATCAGGCTATAATTGAAAGGGATTATCCGGATATTGACGTGTTTATAGGAACGGATAAGGAGCTGAAGGGAAACAGCAGCGAATGGATCATTACCCGAAGGGTCATCCGTTTTGATTGAGGAGTATGCGTAATGGAAAAAAGAAAAACGGTGATCGTTACCGGAGCGTCCAGAGGGATCGGCAGAACAATCGCTATCTTATTTGCGTCTAAAGGCTATCGCGTGCTGATGAATTATCATCAATCCGCCATCGCGGTTTATCAGACCTGCGAGAAATTAAAAAAAGAAGGAAAAGCAATCTACCCGTATAAAGCGGATGTGACCAAACGTAAGCAGACAGATTCGATGGTGGAGCGCTGTTTAAAACTATACGGCAGTGTGGATATTTTGATAAATAACGCGGGAATCACCCAGCAGAAGCTTTTTACGGAGATTACGGAAAGAGAATGGGATAAGATCGTAGATACCAACTTGAAAGGTTCTTTTAACTGTGCGCAAAGCGTTTTAAAATATATGATCGCCCAGAAAGAAGGCAAGATTATTAATATTTCCTCAATTTGGGGAATGGTCGGAGCTTCCTGTGAGGTTCATTATTCCGCGGCCAAAGCGGGAGTGATCGGGATGACCAAGGCTCTCGCCAAGGAGCTGGCACCGTCAAATATTCAGGTTAATTGCATTGCACCGGGGATTGTGCAGACGGATATGCTTGCTTTTTTCACTGCGAATGAATTGGATGAGTTAAAAAATCAAACACCGCTGCAGAGAATAGGGAGCACAAAGGATGTTGCCGCTTGTGCTTACTTTTTGGCATCTGAGGACGCTGATTTTATTACAGGGCAGGTAATTAGCCCGAATGGGGGGTATGTCATGTAGTTTTGGACAATTTTGATAAATAATCCCCCCCACGAGGATAGTTAAAAACATATTTTTTTTATAAAATGATAATAAATATATATGCCACGAAGGCATTTAACGGATTGGGGGAGTAATGTGCGTATCGCTGTAATCGACGGGCAGGGCGGTGGCATCGGCAAGGTGATTGTCGAAAAGCTGCGTAAGGGACTGCCTGAAGAGATTGAAATCATTGCACTGGGAACAAACGCGCTTGCTACTTCCCTGATGCTCAAAGCCGGTGCCAACGAAGGGGCCGCGGGGGAAAATGTCATTATCTACAACGTGGATAAAGTGGACATTATTATGGGAACGGTTGCGATTATCGCGGCCAATTCCATGCTGGGTGAGTTGACTCCGGCTATGGCCGCGGCGATAGCACAAAGTCCGGCTAAAAAAATACTTTTGCCTGTTAACCGTTATAATATCGAAGTCGTCGGTATTGATAAAAGCGAACCTCTCCCGCATTTGATTGATCGTGCAATTCGTCTGATAAAAGTATAGGCTGAGGTGAGAACATGTGTGAAGCGAATGCTTATTTACTGGATGAAGCCGGTGCGGAAAAGTTATTATTGGAATCGGTTGACAAGGTTTATCCGGAAGAAGACAACATTATTTTGGAAAGCATTTTTGGCGAAAGAAAAATCATTAAAGCGAAAATCGTACGCATGGAACTGGTAGACCACCGGATTATCCTGCAAAAGCAGGATTAGCTGCAACATCCCCTTTGTTCACGAAGAAAATGATATAAGAAAATTAAGCCACGAAGGCTATGCGTATCCGTAGAAACGGGTACTCTGCTTCGTGGTTTTTATATTTATGATCACAGCGTAAATAACAGGGGAGTTATTTGCAGTTATATCCTTCTATGGCGGATAGTAACAAAGGGTGAAACTTTAATAATATTAGTTTTATTGAACGAGGTGATAAGCATGGAGATACAGGATATCCGCAACATGTGGAGTCTAAAAGAACATAACAAACAAGCGAGTGTTGATATGTGGAATTCGATGGCAGGGAGCTTCGGCGACTTTGTACTCCCTGGTTTTGAGGAAGATTCGTTTCTGAAGCTGCTGAAAAATAAGAAGATGATTAGTCCGGCAGGGCAGGTTCTGGACGTCGGATGCGGCGCGGGCAAATATGCGCTGGCGATAGCCGGGAGCTGCGGCCAGGTGACAGGGGTTGATCTTTCACCTCAAATGATCGCTCTTGCCGAACAAAAGAAAAAAGAATACAAAATCAACAACACCGCATTTTATTGCGAGGATTGGCACGAGTTGGACTTGGCGCAGGCCGGGTGGGAGCATCAATTCGACCTCGTGTTTGCTCATATGACACCGGCGGTTCAAAGCGCGGATACCTTTGAAAAGCTGAGTGCCGCGTCAAAAGACTGGTGTGTATTAGCCAAGCCGATCAGGCGAACGGATCCGGTATCGGATGCTGTCAAAGAACTGATCGGAATCAAGACCAAGCGTGAAAGCAGCGAGGAGGAGGTGCTGTATGCATTTGAGCTGCTTTGGCGTCAGGGGTATCTCCCCGGATTGGAATATGAGAAGCAGGTCTGGAATATGAAGAAAACGTGGGAACAGGCCGAAGGATTATACCTCAACCGGATGAAAACGTATCGTGAACTTTCCCCGGCAGAGGAAGATAAGGTCAGGGATTATTTGCGTTCGCTTCTGAAGGATGGGTTTATCTGCGAAGATGTGGATACAACCATTGCAACCATACATTGGCAGGTAGGACAATAGACGGCAAAAGAGATGAGTATGTGATTCACGTTTGTACAGACCATAATAATCATAAGGATAATAAGGAGGAAGTCGACAATGTGCAGGCAACTTACAGATTGGGAAAAAGCGATTGAATTTCACGGGCATGTCTGCCCCGGACTCGCCATAGGCTACCGGGCGGCAGTCATCGCGAAGGAAAAAATGGATGTCCGCTTCTCGTCAGATGAGGAAATCGTCTGCGTCACCGAAAACGACGCGTGTGGGGTCGATGCGATTCAGGTATTGACCGGATGCAGTATCGGTAAAGGTAATTTAATTTACAGAGGGACCGGCAAAATGGCGTTTAGTTTTTTCAACCGGAAAGACGGTGAAAGCTTGCGCCTGGTTTTGAAGTCATTTCAGGGAGAAATGACCCGGGAAGAGCGCAAGGATTATATTCTGAACGCTCCGGCGGAAGAGGTCTTTCACGTTATGAAACCGCGTTATGAATTGCCCGAGACGGCTCGGCTGTTTACGTCTATTGTCTGTGAATCCTGCGGGGAAAGCGCTCCGGAGCATAAGATCAGGTTACAGGATGGGAAAAAAGTCTGTCTGGACTGTTTTAAAGATTACAGCAGAGGCTGGCAGTAAAAAGGTAAGGAATATGGAAGATGAAATTTAAAACGGCAGGTACCTTAGAGACAGATGGTTACCATAAATACACACGAAAGAAAAGAATCGTGATTCTGCTGCTGGCATTTTTAATTGTCTTTTTGTCCGTGGCTGCGGTCAATGCCGGTTCATTCAATCTCAATCCGTATCAAGTGATCCAATCGGTCTTTGGAAAAGGGAACGCGATTTCCGGTGTTGTCATCTGGCAGATCCGGATGCCCAGAATTTTAGCGGCTGTCATTGCCGGCGCCGGATTGGCGGTGGCCGGTTGTGTGATGCAAAATAATTTGCGCAATCCGCTGGCCTCGCCGGACACCCTGGGTATTTCCCACGCCGCGGCTTTCGGAGCGAATATTGCCATTATTGTTTTAGGAGCCGGCAGTATTTCCAGCACAAGTACGGATGCGGTGACCATCAATAACCCGTATCTGGTAACGCTGTGTGCATTTGTTTGTTCCATGGCGGCAACACTGGTTATTTTGCTGTTGGCAAGAATTCGGGGGTTTTCCCCCGAAGCCATGATCCTGGCCGGGGTAGCACTGAACTCCCTGTTTATGGCCGGTACCATCTTGATCCAGTATTTTGCCAGTGATGTTCAGATCGCGGCGGCTGTCTTCTGGACCTTCGGGGACTTGGGAAGGGTTGCTTGGAGGGAAGTAGGAATACTGGCCTGCATTGTGATTCTTTCCTTCATATATTTCCTATTTAAAAGGTGGGATTATAACGCGCTGGACAGCGGCGAAGAAACCGCTAAGAGTCTGGGCGTCCGTGTGGAAAGAGTCCGGCAAGGAGGGATGTTCATTTCGGCGTTAATCGCGGCCGTTGCGGTCTCTTTCCTTGGTATTATCGGCTTTGTCGGACTGGTTGCTCCCCAGATTATGCGCAGGATCATCGGCGGGGATCACCGTTACCTGATACCTGCTTCAGCGCTGATGGGATCTGCGCTGCTGCTTTTTTCTGATACCATCGCCAGGACCATGGTGGCGCCGGTGGTGCTTCCTGTCGGGGCTATCACGTCCTTTTTCGGGGCGCCGCTCTTTTTATACTTGCTGGTAAGGGGGTATCAAAGACGATGATATTATCCGTTAAAGGATTGGCCTTTAACTATCCGAGCCGGAAGGTATTGCAGGATATCAATTTTTCGGTGGCCAAAGGGGATTTTTTGGCTATTCTGGGAGTGAACGGCGCGGGTAAATCCACGCTGCTGAAATGCCTGAATAACGTGCTGGGTCCCCATTCCGGCACCGTGTTGATCCGGGAAGAAGACACCGGCAAGCTTAGCCGGAGGGAGCTGGCCAAAAGAGTCGGTTATGTTGCCCAACGCCAAGAAGGGGTATGTACCACGGTTTTTGATGCGGTTCTGCTGGGAAGAAAGCCCTATATCCAATGGGAAGCTTCTCCAAACGATCTGGAAGTCACCCGCAAAGCTTTAAAATCGCTTGATCTGGAGGAATACGCTTTACGCTACTTGAATGAACTCAGCGGAGGAGAACAGCAAAAAGTTGTCATTGCCAGGGCCTTGGCGCAAGAACCGGAACTTCTTTTGCTGGACGAACCGACCAGCAGCCTGGATTTAAAAAATCAGCTGGAGGTCGCCAGAATTATCCGGAATGTTGTCCAAGACAAGCAGATGTGCGCGGTGGTTACGATGCATGACTTAAATCTGGCGATCCGGTATGCCAACAAGTTCCTATTGCTGAAAAACGGCGTCATTTTTGCTGCCGGCGGTCTTGAAGTGATGACGCCTAAAAATATTGAAAGTGTTTATGCTGTACCGGTTACAATTAAAGAAATTGAGGATATCCCGGTTGTGGTCCCGGTATAAATAGACAAATGAAGATAATGTTGCAACATTATATATCAATAATTGACGATGGAGGTAAATATGAAAAGAAGGATTTTCTCGAAAAGACAATTAATTGCCTTGGTACTGGCGGCCCTGTTCTGTCTGACCTTTGTGTTCAGCGGTTGTTCCGCCCAATCATCCCAGAATGCTTCCGAGAAGTTCACCGTGACGGATATGCTGGGAAGACAAGTGGAAATCAACGGAACAGCCAAAAAAGTGGTTGCTATCGGTCCAGGGGCCCTAAGACTTTGCTGCTATTTCAAGAATATAGAGATTTTTGCAGGAATTGAACAAATGGAAATTGATAGCCCGACAGGCAGGCCCTATCTTTATGCCAACCCATCGCTTGCCGATCTTCCGGTTATTGGGCCGGGAGGACCTAATAACGCTCCGAATCCGGAACAAATCCTGGCCGTGAAACCGGATGTTATCTTTACAACCTATGCAGCGGATCAAGCTACTGTAGACAATTTACAGTCCAAAACCGGGATTCCGGTTGTGGCGTTAAGTTATGGTAAAACAGCGACGTTCGATTCCCAGTTGGATGCTTCCCTGACGCTTATCGGCAAAACCATCGGCATGGAGCAAAGGGCGGAGGAATTAATCGGTCTGATGGCGCAATATAAGACGGACCTGGATACCCGAACGAAAGATGTGGCTGACGATCAGAAACCGTCCGCTTATGTCGGCGGTTTGGGGATGAAAGGTGTCCACGGCATCGAGAGCACCCAGGGTAATTATTCACTTTTTAATGTCGTTCATGCTAACAATGTGGTTGATGAAACAGGAAAAACAGGTTCACTGATGATTGACAAGGAAAAATTAATCAGCTGGAACCCGGATAAGATATTTCTTGATGGGGCCGGATATCCTTCCGTTCTGGAAGACTATAAGAAAAACCCGCAATACTATCAAAGTTTGTCTGCAGTAAAGAACGGGGAACTGTATGCCATGCTTCCGTATAATTATTATTCCACGAATATCGATACATCAATCGCTGATGCTTATTATATCGGTAAGATACTCTATCCAGAGCAGTTTAATGATGTTGATCCGGAGAAAAAAGCGGATGAAATCTATCAGGCTCTGTTAGGCAAAGATATTTACGCCCAGATGGCCAAGGATTTTGGCGGATACAGGAAGGTCGAACTAACGAAATAATAGAATATCTTTAACCAAGAAGGAATACCCATCAGGTTGAAAAAGTCACCTGATGGGTTATTTCAAATAGTGATCACTAACTTACACAGCCGATGCCAGCAAGAGTATATTCTTGAGTTTATATTCTTGCCCACAAATTCATGTCTTCATAGGCACCGCCTATATGGCAATTATTAATCAGACGGCCTTGACAGCGATAGCCAAGCTTGTGAAATACCCGGTTCATACCGTAGGATTGCGCACGTGCCAATGTGTAGAACAGCAAAGGACTTTGGATTTTGTTCTTAATTGCGTTTTCAAGAATCTCTAACAAACGCAGGGTCAGCGAAAGACCCCGATAGTTTTCTAGTGTTGCACAGTCCGTCATCTCACAGCGTCTTAGCCGCAGATCAGGATAAGCGGCTGCAACAGCAACAAGCTTGCCATCATCGATTGCACCGGCAAACAGGTCACCTTTTTGAAATAACGTGTGTATATAATCCGTATCTTCTACAGGCGTAGGATAACTGGCAAACGTCTGGGTCAGTAAAGCGGATATTGGGGAAACAAAGGATTCATCCAAAAGGAGAAGATTCATCCCGGCAGGCAAAGGCGTGAGTGGCTGGATAGGATCCTTTCGAACGGAATACAACAGTTTGTCTTCTTCAGCAAAATTGTTGGAATAGGAACGTGATTGGCTCACATAATAGGCCAGGCTGACTGAGAAATTTTCTTCGTTGTTCTGAACGAGACTGCCTTCAATTTGAAAGCCCTGCTGCAAATATATAGGAACATCGGCCGGTAAAGCCCAGACCCATATTTTCTCCAAATCATTGGTAAAGGCTGTCTGGATTAGCTTTTGACTCAGGGCCGGAATGGCTTTTTCAGCATATCCGTCCAGGACGAGGCGTTTATTTCGCCTATCAATGAAGGGATTGGTGCTTCGAATACTATTTGATGTGAGCATGGATCTTACCTCGATACGCTGTATTATTTTTTTCTCTTCTCTCCATGCGCATATTTTCCTGAGGGGTCAGACTGATTTTTTGACCTCTCAGCAATTTGCCCAGACCTATTTGGCGGGATTTTGACGCGAGACAGGGATCAGAGCATGTTTTACAGCGGTTTGTTTTATTCTCGGGCTCATCGTAAACGCAGATCACGCCCTCATAGTTGCGCAGGATTATTTTTTCACTGGACTGAGACAATAAATAGTTGGGTTGCAGAGGAATTTTGCCGCCGCCGCCCGGCGCATCCACAACAAACGTTGGTACGGCAAAGCCGGAGGTATGTCCTCGGAGCATCTCGATTATCTCTAATCCCACACTGACGGGAGTACGAAAATGCTCGATACCCGTGGATAAGTCGCATTGGTATAGATAGTAGGGTCTAACCCTGCATTTTACCAGCTCATGAACCAGTTTTTTCATGATTGTCGGACAATCGTTAATTCCTTTCAGCAGCACCGACTGGTTGCCAAGCGGAATACCGGCGTTGGCTATTTTGCTTAACGCAGTACGGGCTTCCATTGTTAACTCCACCGGATGATTAAAATGGGTATTAATCCATACCGGGTGATGCTTTTTAAGCATCGTCAGGAATGAATCTGTAATCCGCATCGGAAGGACCACCGGTGTTCGTGTGCCGATACGGAT is a genomic window containing:
- a CDS encoding CGGC domain-containing protein, encoding MLKKIGIVCCSKVTQKMGCSSAQCLGALKNRIGSFSKYQRDEEVRLVGLINCPGCPSEDGTDSLALHLNSLMAYKAEEIHFSSCVNKFCAFRYDFQALLERDFPQLDVLLDIERPHWPEIQIANNGTLN
- a CDS encoding CGGC domain-containing protein — encoded protein: MEKIGLFCCSKSTRENRCASAQCLNNINNRTGDFQEYSDEKEIDLVGIINCPGCPSEIPPDRLSSQIKSLAELQVNKIYFSNCMNSCCVFRYDYQAIIERDYPDIDVFIGTDKELKGNSSEWIITRRVIRFD
- the ymfI gene encoding elongation factor P 5-aminopentanone reductase, with protein sequence MEKRKTVIVTGASRGIGRTIAILFASKGYRVLMNYHQSAIAVYQTCEKLKKEGKAIYPYKADVTKRKQTDSMVERCLKLYGSVDILINNAGITQQKLFTEITEREWDKIVDTNLKGSFNCAQSVLKYMIAQKEGKIINISSIWGMVGASCEVHYSAAKAGVIGMTKALAKELAPSNIQVNCIAPGIVQTDMLAFFTANELDELKNQTPLQRIGSTKDVAACAYFLASEDADFITGQVISPNGGYVM
- a CDS encoding DUF3842 family protein, whose protein sequence is MRIAVIDGQGGGIGKVIVEKLRKGLPEEIEIIALGTNALATSLMLKAGANEGAAGENVIIYNVDKVDIIMGTVAIIAANSMLGELTPAMAAAIAQSPAKKILLPVNRYNIEVVGIDKSEPLPHLIDRAIRLIKV
- a CDS encoding CooT family nickel-binding protein encodes the protein MCEANAYLLDEAGAEKLLLESVDKVYPEEDNIILESIFGERKIIKAKIVRMELVDHRIILQKQD
- a CDS encoding class I SAM-dependent methyltransferase is translated as MEIQDIRNMWSLKEHNKQASVDMWNSMAGSFGDFVLPGFEEDSFLKLLKNKKMISPAGQVLDVGCGAGKYALAIAGSCGQVTGVDLSPQMIALAEQKKKEYKINNTAFYCEDWHELDLAQAGWEHQFDLVFAHMTPAVQSADTFEKLSAASKDWCVLAKPIRRTDPVSDAVKELIGIKTKRESSEEEVLYAFELLWRQGYLPGLEYEKQVWNMKKTWEQAEGLYLNRMKTYRELSPAEEDKVRDYLRSLLKDGFICEDVDTTIATIHWQVGQ
- a CDS encoding FmdE family protein; the protein is MCRQLTDWEKAIEFHGHVCPGLAIGYRAAVIAKEKMDVRFSSDEEIVCVTENDACGVDAIQVLTGCSIGKGNLIYRGTGKMAFSFFNRKDGESLRLVLKSFQGEMTREERKDYILNAPAEEVFHVMKPRYELPETARLFTSIVCESCGESAPEHKIRLQDGKKVCLDCFKDYSRGWQ
- a CDS encoding FecCD family ABC transporter permease gives rise to the protein MKFKTAGTLETDGYHKYTRKKRIVILLLAFLIVFLSVAAVNAGSFNLNPYQVIQSVFGKGNAISGVVIWQIRMPRILAAVIAGAGLAVAGCVMQNNLRNPLASPDTLGISHAAAFGANIAIIVLGAGSISSTSTDAVTINNPYLVTLCAFVCSMAATLVILLLARIRGFSPEAMILAGVALNSLFMAGTILIQYFASDVQIAAAVFWTFGDLGRVAWREVGILACIVILSFIYFLFKRWDYNALDSGEETAKSLGVRVERVRQGGMFISALIAAVAVSFLGIIGFVGLVAPQIMRRIIGGDHRYLIPASALMGSALLLFSDTIARTMVAPVVLPVGAITSFFGAPLFLYLLVRGYQRR
- a CDS encoding ABC transporter ATP-binding protein translates to MILSVKGLAFNYPSRKVLQDINFSVAKGDFLAILGVNGAGKSTLLKCLNNVLGPHSGTVLIREEDTGKLSRRELAKRVGYVAQRQEGVCTTVFDAVLLGRKPYIQWEASPNDLEVTRKALKSLDLEEYALRYLNELSGGEQQKVVIARALAQEPELLLLDEPTSSLDLKNQLEVARIIRNVVQDKQMCAVVTMHDLNLAIRYANKFLLLKNGVIFAAGGLEVMTPKNIESVYAVPVTIKEIEDIPVVVPV
- a CDS encoding iron ABC transporter substrate-binding protein — encoded protein: MKRRIFSKRQLIALVLAALFCLTFVFSGCSAQSSQNASEKFTVTDMLGRQVEINGTAKKVVAIGPGALRLCCYFKNIEIFAGIEQMEIDSPTGRPYLYANPSLADLPVIGPGGPNNAPNPEQILAVKPDVIFTTYAADQATVDNLQSKTGIPVVALSYGKTATFDSQLDASLTLIGKTIGMEQRAEELIGLMAQYKTDLDTRTKDVADDQKPSAYVGGLGMKGVHGIESTQGNYSLFNVVHANNVVDETGKTGSLMIDKEKLISWNPDKIFLDGAGYPSVLEDYKKNPQYYQSLSAVKNGELYAMLPYNYYSTNIDTSIADAYYIGKILYPEQFNDVDPEKKADEIYQALLGKDIYAQMAKDFGGYRKVELTK
- the ablB gene encoding putative beta-lysine N-acetyltransferase, which translates into the protein MLTSNSIRSTNPFIDRRNKRLVLDGYAEKAIPALSQKLIQTAFTNDLEKIWVWALPADVPIYLQQGFQIEGSLVQNNEENFSVSLAYYVSQSRSYSNNFAEEDKLLYSVRKDPIQPLTPLPAGMNLLLLDESFVSPISALLTQTFASYPTPVEDTDYIHTLFQKGDLFAGAIDDGKLVAVAAAYPDLRLRRCEMTDCATLENYRGLSLTLRLLEILENAIKNKIQSPLLFYTLARAQSYGMNRVFHKLGYRCQGRLINNCHIGGAYEDMNLWARI
- the ablA gene encoding lysine 2,3-aminomutase — encoded protein: MNRQRETLFPQVSNDDWYDWHWQMANRITTQEDLLNAFSLSSGEAENIARCLKNFRMAITPYYLSLINPNDSEDPIRKQAIPSIQELNTCTCDLIDPLHEEADSPVPGLTHRYPDRVLLLVTDQCAMYCRHCTRRRMAGQSDHALPLNQFKLALEYIRSNRQIRDVLISGGDPLTLSDERLDFILTSLRAIPHVEIIRIGTRTPVVLPMRITDSFLTMLKKHHPVWINTHFNHPVELTMEARTALSKIANAGIPLGNQSVLLKGINDCPTIMKKLVHELVKCRVRPYYLYQCDLSTGIEHFRTPVSVGLEIIEMLRGHTSGFAVPTFVVDAPGGGGKIPLQPNYLLSQSSEKIILRNYEGVICVYDEPENKTNRCKTCSDPCLASKSRQIGLGKLLRGQKISLTPQENMRMERREKNNTAYRGKIHAHIK